A genomic segment from Alistipes senegalensis JC50 encodes:
- a CDS encoding sigma-54-dependent transcriptional regulator, whose translation MAKILIIDDEQQLRGLLARIISLEGYDVTEAADCASGLKALRRCDPDVVLCDVKLPDGNGVEMVAKIKETAPSAEVILLTAYGNIPDGVQAIKNGAFDYITKGDDNNKILPLLSRAVEKARMQRRLARIDDSLSEQHSFDRVIGRSESLRRAVELARKVAATDTSVLLTGETGTGKEVFAQAIHHASPRAREAFVAVNCSAFSKELLESELFGHRAGSFTGAAKDKKGLFEEADKGTLFLDEIGEMPAELQAKLLRVLESGEFIKIGETRPTRVDVRLIAATNRDLEREIAAGGFRGDLFFRLSVFRIQLPPLAERRGDIPEYVRFFATQFAAKMGKRIDTIDDRYIAALERHPWPGNVRELRNVVERSMIMADGNSLTFDCLAPEFHTAAVGCAPDSLTLEDLERRHILRVLDHTGGNKAEAARLLGIGIATLYRKLESYGVK comes from the coding sequence ATGGCAAAGATTCTGATTATCGACGACGAACAACAGCTGCGCGGGCTGCTGGCCCGGATCATCTCGCTCGAAGGGTACGATGTGACGGAAGCCGCGGACTGCGCCTCGGGGCTGAAAGCGCTCCGCCGCTGCGATCCCGACGTGGTGCTGTGCGACGTGAAGCTGCCCGACGGCAACGGCGTCGAGATGGTGGCGAAGATCAAGGAGACCGCACCGTCGGCCGAAGTCATCCTGCTGACGGCTTACGGCAACATCCCCGACGGGGTGCAGGCCATCAAGAACGGCGCCTTCGACTACATCACCAAGGGCGACGACAACAACAAGATTCTGCCCCTGCTGAGCCGTGCCGTCGAGAAGGCCCGGATGCAGCGGCGGCTGGCCCGCATCGACGACTCCCTGTCCGAACAGCACTCGTTCGACCGGGTCATCGGCCGTTCGGAATCCCTGCGCCGGGCCGTGGAACTGGCCCGCAAGGTCGCCGCCACGGACACCTCGGTGCTGCTCACGGGCGAAACGGGAACCGGCAAGGAGGTCTTCGCCCAGGCCATTCATCACGCCAGTCCGCGGGCCCGGGAGGCTTTCGTCGCGGTCAATTGTTCGGCCTTTTCGAAGGAGCTGCTCGAAAGCGAGCTGTTCGGCCACCGTGCAGGCAGTTTCACGGGAGCCGCCAAAGATAAGAAAGGACTCTTCGAAGAGGCCGACAAAGGCACGCTGTTCCTCGACGAGATCGGGGAGATGCCTGCCGAATTGCAGGCCAAACTGCTGCGGGTGCTCGAAAGCGGGGAGTTCATCAAGATCGGCGAAACACGCCCCACGCGGGTCGATGTGCGTCTGATCGCCGCCACGAACCGCGACCTCGAACGGGAGATCGCCGCAGGCGGTTTCCGCGGGGACCTCTTTTTCCGGCTGTCGGTCTTCCGTATCCAGCTGCCGCCGCTGGCAGAACGTCGGGGCGACATTCCCGAATACGTCCGCTTCTTCGCGACGCAGTTCGCTGCCAAAATGGGCAAACGCATCGACACGATCGACGACCGCTACATCGCGGCCCTCGAACGCCATCCCTGGCCGGGCAACGTCCGCGAACTGCGCAATGTCGTGGAGCGCAGCATGATCATGGCCGACGGCAACAGTCTCACGTTCGACTGCCTCGCCCCCGAGTTTCACACGGCGGCCGTCGGCTGTGCGCCCGATTCGCTGACGCTCGAAGACCTCGAACGCCGCCACATTCTCCGGGTGCTGGACCACACCGGGGGTAACAAGGCCGAAGCCGCCCGTCTGCTGGGCATCGGTATCGCCACGCTCTACCGCAAACTCGAAAGCTACGGGGTGAAATAA
- a CDS encoding potassium-transporting ATPase subunit F — protein sequence MFTGLLILSIVGFIYLMYVLVKPEKF from the coding sequence ATGTTTACAGGACTGCTTATTCTGAGCATTGTCGGATTCATCTATCTGATGTACGTGCTCGTAAAACCCGAAAAATTCTGA
- the kdpA gene encoding potassium-transporting ATPase subunit KdpA, producing the protein MNTEILGVILQWVALAVLCYPLGRYIAKVYRGERTWLDFMAPLERGIYKVCGIDPCEDMDWKKFLKALLMVNLFWFFWGMVLLCCQSWLPLNPDGNANQTPDLAFNTCISFMVNCNLQHYSGESGLTYFTQLFVIMLFQFITAACGMAAMAGIMKALAAKTTKAIGNFWVYLVRSTTRILMPLSLLVGILLVINGTPMSFDGKQTITTLEGAEQVISQGPTAAIVPIKQLGTNGGGYFGVNSSHPLENPNAFTNILECWSILIIPMAMVWAFGFYIRRRKLAAWIFGVMLFAFTAGIFVSVPQEMGGNPNIDEMGIAQDLGSMEGKEIRIGSAASAMWGMVTTVTSNGSVNSMHDSQTPLSGMMQMLNMQINCWFGGVGVGWMNYFAFLIIAVFISGLMVGRTPEFLGHKVEAREMKIATLVVLMHPFLILVGTGISAAVAAANPEIGWLNNPSFHGLSEMLYEYTSAAANNGSGFEGLGDNTPFWNIMTGIALIMGRYFPIVGQVAIAGLLASKKFIPESAGTLKTDTFTFSLMTFAVIIIVAALSFFPAQALGPIADYLSF; encoded by the coding sequence ATGAATACGGAAATTTTAGGCGTGATTTTGCAATGGGTGGCTCTGGCGGTGCTCTGCTATCCGCTGGGGCGCTACATCGCCAAAGTCTACCGCGGCGAGCGCACCTGGCTCGACTTCATGGCTCCGCTCGAAAGGGGCATTTACAAGGTCTGCGGCATCGATCCCTGCGAGGATATGGACTGGAAGAAGTTCCTCAAGGCTCTGCTGATGGTCAACCTCTTCTGGTTCTTCTGGGGCATGGTGCTGCTCTGCTGCCAGAGCTGGCTGCCGCTCAATCCCGACGGCAATGCCAACCAGACGCCCGATCTGGCGTTCAACACCTGCATCTCGTTCATGGTCAACTGCAACTTGCAGCATTACAGCGGAGAGAGCGGGCTCACTTATTTCACGCAGCTGTTCGTGATCATGCTCTTCCAGTTCATCACCGCGGCGTGCGGCATGGCCGCCATGGCCGGCATCATGAAGGCGCTGGCGGCGAAGACCACGAAAGCCATCGGCAATTTCTGGGTTTATCTGGTCAGGAGCACGACCCGCATCCTGATGCCCCTGTCGCTTCTGGTCGGCATCCTGCTGGTGATCAACGGCACTCCGATGTCGTTCGACGGCAAACAGACCATCACGACGCTCGAAGGCGCCGAGCAGGTCATCTCGCAGGGCCCTACGGCAGCCATCGTGCCGATCAAACAGCTGGGTACCAACGGCGGCGGTTACTTCGGCGTCAACTCCTCGCATCCGCTCGAAAATCCCAACGCCTTCACGAACATTCTGGAGTGCTGGTCGATTTTGATTATCCCGATGGCGATGGTCTGGGCTTTCGGCTTCTACATCCGTCGCCGCAAGCTGGCCGCCTGGATCTTCGGCGTGATGCTCTTCGCCTTCACGGCAGGTATTTTCGTCTCCGTTCCGCAGGAGATGGGCGGCAACCCCAATATCGACGAAATGGGCATTGCGCAGGATCTGGGCTCGATGGAGGGCAAGGAGATCCGCATCGGTTCGGCCGCATCGGCCATGTGGGGCATGGTGACGACCGTCACGTCGAACGGCTCGGTGAACTCGATGCACGACTCGCAGACCCCGCTCAGCGGCATGATGCAGATGCTCAACATGCAGATCAACTGCTGGTTCGGCGGCGTCGGAGTGGGGTGGATGAACTACTTCGCCTTTCTGATCATCGCCGTCTTCATCAGCGGACTGATGGTGGGCCGCACGCCCGAATTCCTCGGCCACAAGGTCGAGGCGCGCGAAATGAAGATCGCCACGCTGGTCGTGCTGATGCATCCCTTCCTAATTCTCGTCGGTACGGGCATTTCCGCCGCCGTGGCCGCCGCGAACCCCGAAATAGGGTGGCTGAACAACCCCTCGTTCCACGGACTGAGCGAAATGCTCTACGAGTACACCTCGGCCGCCGCGAACAACGGCTCGGGCTTCGAGGGACTCGGCGACAACACGCCGTTCTGGAATATCATGACCGGCATCGCCCTGATCATGGGCCGCTATTTCCCGATCGTGGGCCAGGTTGCCATCGCCGGCCTCCTCGCCTCGAAGAAATTCATTCCCGAGAGCGCCGGAACGCTGAAAACCGACACGTTCACCTTCTCGCTGATGACCTTCGCCGTCATCATCATCGTGGCCGCCCTTTCGTTCTTCCCGGCACAGGCTCTGGGTCCCATCGCCGATTATTTAAGTTTCTAA
- the kdpB gene encoding potassium-transporting ATPase subunit KdpB, whose protein sequence is MKNRVNNSLFNKQLVNASFVESFRKLDPRAMIKNPIMFTVEVVTFVMLLLIVWIAVTGNTSQGSLGYNIVIFLVLLATVLFANFAEAIAEARGRAQADSLRKTREETPAKRIEKDGQSHIVSSSALRKGDVFECVAGDTIPADGEIVEGLASIDESAITGESAPVIREAGGDKSSVTGGTKVLSDRILVKVTVQPGESFLDKMIALVEGSSRQKTPNEIALTILLAGFTLVFVIVCATLKPFADYVGANITVAAFISLFVCLIPTTIGGLLSAIGIAGMDRALQANVITKSGKAVETAGDIDTLLLDKTGTITIGNRKATEFYPANGVNPKEFLHLCVLSSAADETPEGKSIVELGREHGFRLSQTDLAGVRMVKFTAETKCSGVDMPDGRRIRKGASEAIRAIAQKAGNGFSPEVEKIVRTISENGGTPLVVCENERIMGVIELQDIIKTGIRERFERLRKMGVKTVMVTGDNPLTAKYIAEQAGVDDFIAEAKPEDKMEYIRREQRAGKLVAMMGDGTNDAPALAQADVGVAMNSGTQAAKEAGNMVDLDNDPTKLIEIVEIGKQLLMTRGTLTTFSIANDVAKYFAIVPALFITSIPALQTLNIMHLHSPESAILSAVIFNAVIIPLLIPLALRGVAYKPIGASALLRRNLFIYGLGGIVVPFIGIKLIDMLVSVFF, encoded by the coding sequence ATGAAAAATCGAGTAAATAATTCGTTGTTCAACAAACAGCTTGTAAACGCAAGTTTCGTTGAGTCGTTCCGCAAGCTCGATCCGCGGGCGATGATCAAGAACCCGATCATGTTCACCGTCGAGGTCGTGACGTTCGTCATGCTGCTGCTGATCGTCTGGATCGCCGTGACGGGGAACACGTCGCAGGGTTCGCTGGGTTACAATATCGTGATCTTCCTGGTGTTGCTGGCTACGGTGCTCTTCGCCAATTTCGCCGAGGCTATCGCCGAAGCGCGCGGCAGGGCGCAGGCCGATTCGCTGCGCAAGACCCGTGAGGAGACCCCTGCCAAACGTATTGAGAAGGACGGACAGTCGCATATCGTCAGCAGTTCGGCGCTGCGCAAGGGCGACGTGTTCGAATGCGTTGCCGGCGACACCATTCCTGCCGATGGCGAGATTGTCGAGGGGCTGGCGTCGATCGACGAAAGCGCCATCACGGGCGAATCGGCCCCGGTGATCCGCGAGGCGGGCGGCGACAAGAGTTCGGTCACGGGCGGCACGAAGGTGCTCTCCGACCGTATTCTGGTGAAAGTGACCGTACAGCCGGGCGAGAGTTTCCTCGACAAGATGATCGCCCTCGTCGAAGGCTCCTCGCGTCAGAAAACTCCGAACGAGATTGCGCTGACCATCCTGCTTGCGGGCTTTACGCTCGTTTTCGTGATCGTTTGCGCCACGCTCAAGCCCTTCGCCGACTATGTGGGCGCCAACATCACCGTCGCGGCCTTCATCTCGCTGTTCGTCTGCCTGATCCCGACCACCATCGGCGGCCTGCTGTCGGCCATCGGCATCGCCGGCATGGACCGCGCCCTGCAAGCCAACGTCATCACCAAGTCGGGCAAGGCCGTCGAGACCGCCGGCGACATCGACACGCTGCTGCTGGACAAGACCGGCACAATCACCATCGGCAATCGCAAGGCCACCGAGTTCTATCCTGCGAACGGAGTGAATCCCAAGGAGTTCCTCCATCTCTGCGTCCTTTCCTCTGCGGCCGATGAGACTCCCGAGGGCAAATCCATCGTCGAACTGGGGCGCGAACACGGTTTCCGGCTCAGTCAGACCGATCTGGCAGGCGTGCGCATGGTGAAATTCACGGCCGAGACCAAGTGTTCGGGCGTGGACATGCCCGACGGCCGCCGCATCCGCAAGGGCGCTTCGGAGGCTATCCGTGCGATCGCGCAAAAAGCGGGCAACGGATTCTCGCCGGAAGTGGAGAAGATCGTGCGTACGATCTCGGAGAACGGCGGGACGCCCCTCGTGGTCTGCGAGAACGAACGGATCATGGGCGTCATCGAATTGCAGGACATCATCAAGACGGGTATCCGCGAGCGTTTCGAACGTCTGCGCAAGATGGGTGTGAAGACCGTGATGGTGACGGGCGACAATCCGCTGACAGCCAAATATATCGCCGAACAGGCAGGTGTCGATGACTTCATCGCCGAGGCCAAGCCCGAGGACAAGATGGAGTATATCCGCCGCGAACAGCGGGCCGGCAAACTGGTGGCCATGATGGGCGACGGTACGAACGACGCCCCGGCGCTCGCGCAGGCCGACGTGGGCGTTGCGATGAACAGCGGCACGCAGGCCGCCAAGGAGGCGGGCAACATGGTCGATCTGGACAACGACCCCACGAAACTGATCGAGATCGTCGAGATCGGCAAGCAGCTTCTGATGACGCGCGGTACGCTGACGACCTTCTCTATCGCCAACGACGTGGCCAAATACTTCGCCATCGTTCCGGCGCTGTTCATCACCTCGATTCCGGCGTTGCAGACGCTGAACATCATGCACCTGCATTCGCCCGAAAGCGCCATCCTCTCGGCGGTGATTTTCAACGCGGTCATCATTCCGCTGCTGATTCCGCTGGCTCTGCGCGGCGTCGCCTACAAACCGATCGGAGCTTCGGCCCTGCTGCGACGCAACCTCTTCATCTACGGCCTGGGCGGCATTGTCGTTCCGTTCATCGGCATCAAGCTGATTGACATGTTGGTAAGTGTGTTCTTTTAA
- a CDS encoding K(+)-transporting ATPase subunit C, with product MKNLWISIRITLAMCVVLFVGYVLVLRLVAWVASPNDGEAPVVTYNGRVVGAANVGQVFTDSVYFWVRPSNVDYNGEGSGGSNKGTNNPEYLAQVEERIDAFLAAHPYLSREEVPAEMVTASGSGLDPDISIRGAEVQIRRVAAARGMSEAEVKKIVEENVCKPWLGLFGTYKVNVLKLNVALDTAQNE from the coding sequence ATGAAAAATCTTTGGATTTCAATCAGGATAACGCTGGCGATGTGCGTCGTGCTGTTCGTCGGTTATGTATTGGTGCTGCGCCTCGTGGCGTGGGTGGCATCGCCCAATGACGGTGAGGCTCCCGTGGTGACCTATAACGGCCGGGTGGTCGGGGCAGCCAACGTGGGGCAGGTCTTCACGGACAGTGTCTATTTCTGGGTGCGTCCTTCGAACGTGGACTACAACGGCGAAGGCTCGGGCGGCAGCAACAAGGGCACGAACAATCCCGAATATCTGGCCCAGGTGGAGGAGCGCATCGACGCTTTCCTCGCCGCCCATCCCTACCTCTCGCGCGAGGAGGTTCCCGCCGAGATGGTGACCGCGAGCGGTTCGGGCCTCGATCCCGACATTTCGATCCGCGGCGCCGAGGTGCAGATCCGCCGTGTGGCTGCGGCCCGCGGCATGTCGGAAGCCGAGGTGAAGAAGATCGTCGAAGAGAATGTCTGCAAACCGTGGCTCGGACTCTTCGGCACCTATAAGGTCAATGTCTTGAAGCTGAACGTGGCGTTGGACACCGCACAGAACGAATAA
- a CDS encoding sensor protein KdpD, whose amino-acid sequence MDTHDTRRSAEHFLDLIKESHRGKFKVYIGMSAGVGKTYRMLQEAHQLLDAGVDVRIGYVETHGRAETEALVAGLPFIPRRRLFYKGKELEEMDAQAIVNLHPEIVVVDELAHTNIEGSENPKRWQDVMQILDAGISVISAINIQHIESLNEQVQEITGVEVHERVPDSVLAMADEVVNIDLTAEDLIDRLKAGKIYKPEKIQTALNNFFRQEHILQLRELALKEVALRVEKKVENEVVNTAQLHGRILAVIDSSEKRARKVIRKTARMATHLNAGFTVLYVQSDREAPDRIPLARQRYLINNFNLAQELGGEVMRVHSNRHIDTIVEACINRKISNVCISKPEFSLYSLIVTAIRLRFLLNRLSRLNIDLTILS is encoded by the coding sequence ATGGATACCCATGACACCCGGAGGAGCGCCGAGCACTTTCTCGATCTGATCAAGGAGTCGCATCGCGGCAAGTTCAAGGTCTATATCGGCATGAGTGCCGGCGTGGGCAAGACTTACCGCATGTTGCAGGAGGCGCACCAGTTGCTCGACGCAGGTGTCGATGTGCGTATCGGATATGTTGAAACGCATGGCCGTGCGGAAACGGAAGCCCTCGTAGCGGGGCTTCCGTTCATTCCCCGGCGCAGGCTCTTTTACAAGGGCAAGGAGCTTGAAGAGATGGACGCGCAGGCGATCGTCAACCTGCATCCGGAGATCGTCGTCGTTGACGAATTGGCCCACACCAACATCGAAGGAAGCGAAAATCCCAAGCGGTGGCAGGACGTGATGCAGATTCTCGATGCGGGGATCAGCGTCATTTCCGCAATCAATATCCAGCATATCGAAAGCCTCAATGAACAGGTTCAGGAGATTACCGGTGTGGAGGTTCACGAGCGGGTTCCGGACAGCGTGCTGGCGATGGCCGACGAGGTGGTGAATATCGACCTGACGGCGGAGGACCTGATCGACCGTCTGAAAGCGGGCAAGATCTATAAGCCGGAAAAAATCCAGACGGCCCTGAACAACTTCTTCCGGCAGGAGCACATCCTTCAGCTGCGCGAGCTGGCGCTGAAAGAGGTGGCGCTCCGTGTGGAGAAGAAAGTTGAAAACGAGGTCGTCAATACGGCGCAGCTGCATGGCCGCATCCTGGCGGTGATCGACAGCAGCGAGAAGCGGGCCCGGAAGGTCATCCGCAAAACGGCGCGTATGGCCACGCATCTCAACGCCGGATTCACGGTTCTCTACGTCCAGAGCGACCGGGAGGCTCCGGATCGGATTCCGCTGGCGCGGCAACGCTACCTGATCAACAATTTCAATCTGGCGCAGGAACTGGGCGGCGAGGTGATGCGCGTGCATTCGAACCGGCATATAGATACGATTGTCGAGGCGTGTATCAACAGGAAGATCAGCAACGTCTGTATCAGCAAGCCGGAGTTTTCCCTTTATTCTTTGATCGTTACGGCGATACGACTGCGCTTTCTGCTGAACCGCCTGTCGCGTTTGAATATTGACTTAACCATTTTATCGTAA
- a CDS encoding ATP-binding protein, with product MKLRYRLTLGIGFLFALILLLGIQSVSYVRQLSKSSKEILADNYNSLHYAKDMLRSLDRISRDSASRQTLIRSLELQRENITEANEREVTAALGDKIAALTDSMTDTEIRLIRDDLYRIMELNMTSIRMKSSDTATRAADAMWSLTIVSVLCVLLAMIFLIRFPAIVLRPIDRLKQGITQIANHNYDQRLDFGDDREFGEVAQSFNDMAARLDEYRRSSLDKLMTAKTRVEAIVNTLHEPIIGLDSSRNILFMNNEALSVLNLKEDVVGRNATEVALSNDLLRRLVRELYGEQEKKDDQQPLKIYADNKESYFQVENTPLYITPVGSTAQQFIGNLIVLNNVTKYKELDSAKTNFISTVSHEMKTPISSILMSLQLLGDTRLGQLNDEQKQLVGSIKDSSDRLLNITGELLNMTQVESGKLKLMPKVVKPVELIDYAVHATQILAERFHCFVEIDYPEKISKLFVDNEKIAWVITNLLSNAIHHSPEKSRIIIGAVQREKAVEIYVRDFGRGIDPRYHKSIFERYFRVPGTKVQGSGLGLAISKEFVEAHGGTISVESEIGKGSRFSILLPA from the coding sequence ATGAAACTGCGTTACCGATTGACATTGGGTATCGGATTCCTGTTCGCCCTGATTCTGCTGCTGGGCATTCAGTCCGTCAGTTATGTGCGGCAGTTGTCGAAGTCGTCGAAGGAGATTCTCGCGGACAATTATAATTCCCTGCATTATGCCAAGGATATGCTGCGCTCGTTGGATCGCATCTCCCGGGATTCCGCTTCCCGGCAGACCCTGATCCGCAGCCTCGAATTGCAGCGGGAAAACATCACCGAAGCCAACGAGCGGGAAGTCACTGCGGCGCTGGGCGATAAGATTGCGGCGCTGACGGACAGCATGACGGATACTGAGATCAGATTGATTCGGGACGATCTCTATCGGATCATGGAGCTGAACATGACTTCGATCCGCATGAAAAGTTCCGATACGGCGACGAGGGCTGCGGATGCGATGTGGTCGCTGACGATCGTCTCCGTACTTTGCGTTTTACTGGCCATGATTTTCCTGATTCGTTTCCCGGCGATCGTATTGAGGCCCATCGACCGGCTGAAGCAGGGGATCACGCAGATCGCCAACCACAATTACGATCAGCGGCTCGATTTCGGCGACGACCGGGAGTTCGGGGAGGTGGCGCAGTCGTTCAACGACATGGCCGCCAGGCTGGACGAATACCGGCGCAGTTCACTTGACAAGCTGATGACTGCGAAGACCCGCGTCGAAGCGATCGTGAATACGCTGCATGAACCGATCATCGGTCTGGATTCGTCCCGCAATATCTTGTTCATGAATAACGAGGCTCTCTCCGTGCTGAATCTCAAAGAGGATGTCGTCGGACGCAATGCGACGGAAGTCGCGCTTTCGAACGACTTGCTGCGGCGTCTTGTCCGCGAACTTTACGGCGAACAAGAGAAAAAAGATGACCAGCAACCGCTGAAAATCTATGCCGACAACAAGGAGAGCTATTTTCAGGTGGAAAATACGCCACTTTACATTACGCCCGTAGGCAGTACGGCGCAACAGTTCATCGGCAACCTGATCGTGCTGAACAATGTGACGAAATACAAGGAACTGGATTCGGCCAAGACCAATTTCATCTCGACCGTTTCGCACGAGATGAAAACCCCGATCTCCTCGATCCTGATGAGTCTGCAACTGCTGGGCGACACCCGGCTGGGGCAGCTCAACGACGAGCAGAAACAGCTTGTGGGCAGTATCAAGGACAGCAGCGACCGTTTGCTGAATATTACGGGCGAACTGCTCAACATGACGCAGGTCGAGTCGGGAAAGCTCAAACTCATGCCCAAGGTCGTGAAACCTGTCGAGCTGATCGACTATGCCGTGCACGCCACTCAGATCTTGGCGGAGCGGTTCCATTGCTTCGTGGAGATCGATTATCCCGAAAAGATTTCGAAACTCTTCGTCGATAACGAGAAGATCGCCTGGGTCATCACCAATCTGCTGTCGAACGCCATCCACCATTCGCCCGAGAAATCGCGCATCATCATCGGCGCCGTGCAGCGTGAAAAGGCGGTGGAGATCTACGTGCGCGACTTCGGCCGCGGCATCGACCCGCGCTACCACAAGAGCATCTTCGAACGCTATTTCCGCGTTCCCGGGACCAAGGTGCAGGGCAGCGGGCTGGGGCTGGCGATCTCGAAGGAGTTCGTCGAGGCGCACGGAGGAACGATCTCGGTCGAAAGCGAGATCGGCAAGGGCAGCCGCTTTTCCATTCTGTTACCCGCCTGA
- a CDS encoding IbrB-like domain-containing protein — MNRYYEHPTEKNFRSPVYNVRAVPVEKIVANSYNPNVVAPPEMKLLELSIWEDGYTMPCVCYYDAERDRYELVDGYHRYLVLKTSKRIYERERGLLPVTVIEKDLSNRMASTIRHNRARGTHNVELMSEIVAELTRARMSDQWIMRHIGMDRDELLRLKQITGLAELFADKEFSLGDADEDAAE, encoded by the coding sequence ATGAATCGCTATTACGAACATCCGACCGAGAAGAACTTCCGGAGCCCTGTCTATAACGTCCGCGCCGTACCGGTGGAGAAGATCGTGGCGAACAGCTACAATCCCAATGTCGTGGCGCCGCCCGAAATGAAACTGCTGGAACTGTCGATCTGGGAAGACGGCTACACGATGCCGTGCGTCTGCTATTACGACGCCGAAAGGGACCGTTACGAACTGGTGGACGGCTACCACCGCTATCTGGTGCTCAAAACCTCGAAGCGCATCTACGAACGCGAACGGGGGCTGCTGCCCGTCACCGTGATCGAAAAGGACCTTTCGAACCGCATGGCCTCGACCATCCGCCACAACCGGGCGCGGGGAACGCACAACGTCGAGCTGATGAGCGAGATCGTCGCCGAACTGACCCGCGCGCGGATGTCCGACCAGTGGATCATGCGTCATATCGGCATGGACCGCGACGAACTGCTGCGTTTGAAACAGATCACGGGCCTCGCCGAACTCTTCGCCGACAAGGAGTTCAGCCTCGGCGATGCCGACGAAGATGCGGCCGAATGA